In a genomic window of Salegentibacter salegens:
- a CDS encoding oligosaccharide flippase family protein yields the protein MIKKILGNIVFKNFSYLTIGTVIAQLISLITVLRITDILDPEDYGLFTFLIAQGLLLIRIGDLGNRNIIIRTIAKNPSQTNDLLVNGAILRILALIVLFSIYSAYNYNFGSLSFNNLILIYVFSFLSCFSNLFELIFHGNQKMLPSAIINLVYSIIWFIIVYFILKRGTSITFIFLLYISITLVKGILYLVFIKYYRLFKGSVQSFKVSSRQIMKESWPYFAMLLILLPLTDLANNFLDINSTNDEIGYYNLSERLLGPISLVVGMSLSAIFPNLSAMWSNNKEKFHNYISIGFGVYMIASMLICFIFTLFSKEIIILLFPDGYLSAIKVSQMKVWYLFFMSVDSLVGVFLGAANREKLILRFSIFYFLICTPVLFYSSNFGALGISYGYVISYGIGLIYVWFTFKKSFNIKIKYDLPIWTLALSLFIISYFLTSETSLVYKLIICVSILGILIPYTVKKYKPLITE from the coding sequence ATGATAAAAAAAATCCTGGGCAATATAGTTTTTAAAAATTTTTCCTATTTAACAATTGGAACCGTTATAGCTCAACTTATAAGTCTAATTACGGTTCTAAGAATTACAGATATTTTAGATCCAGAGGATTATGGTTTGTTTACCTTCCTTATCGCCCAAGGACTGCTTTTAATAAGGATTGGAGACTTAGGAAATAGAAATATAATTATTAGAACAATAGCCAAAAATCCTTCTCAAACCAACGATTTATTGGTTAATGGAGCGATATTAAGGATTTTGGCACTTATCGTGCTATTCTCAATTTATTCTGCTTATAATTATAATTTTGGAAGTTTATCATTCAATAATCTCATATTAATTTATGTTTTTTCATTCCTAAGTTGCTTTTCTAATTTATTTGAACTGATTTTTCACGGTAATCAGAAAATGTTACCCTCAGCAATTATTAACCTGGTATATAGTATTATTTGGTTCATTATTGTTTATTTTATTTTAAAAAGAGGAACTAGTATTACGTTTATATTCTTGCTTTACATCTCCATTACTTTAGTTAAAGGAATTCTTTATCTGGTCTTTATAAAGTATTATAGATTATTTAAAGGTAGTGTTCAAAGTTTTAAAGTTTCTTCCAGGCAAATTATGAAAGAAAGTTGGCCATATTTTGCTATGCTTCTCATTCTTTTGCCCCTTACCGATCTCGCTAATAACTTTTTAGACATTAATTCAACAAATGATGAAATTGGATACTATAATCTTTCAGAAAGATTGTTGGGTCCTATTTCCCTGGTGGTAGGGATGTCATTAAGTGCTATATTTCCAAATTTATCGGCGATGTGGAGTAATAATAAAGAGAAATTTCATAATTATATATCTATTGGATTTGGTGTATATATGATAGCTTCAATGCTAATTTGTTTTATATTCACTCTTTTTTCTAAAGAGATAATAATATTATTATTTCCCGATGGCTATTTATCTGCTATTAAAGTATCCCAAATGAAGGTTTGGTATTTATTTTTTATGTCGGTTGATAGTCTGGTAGGAGTTTTCCTGGGAGCAGCCAATCGTGAAAAACTTATTTTAAGGTTTAGTATTTTCTATTTCTTAATCTGTACTCCCGTTCTTTTCTATAGTAGCAATTTTGGTGCACTTGGTATTTCTTACGGTTATGTGATTTCTTATGGAATAGGTCTCATATATGTATGGTTTACATTTAAAAAATCTTTTAATATAAAGATTAAATATGATTTGCCAATTTGGACACTTGCTTTAAGCTTATTTATAATATCATATTTCCTAACATCTGAAACTTCTTTAGTGTATAAACTAATAATCTGTGTAAGTATCTTAGGTATTTTAATTCCATATACTGTTAAAAAATATAAGCCTTTGATTACAGAATGA
- a CDS encoding glycosyltransferase gives MIKNKILILSSAQFGYSTTTYKYCEYSLEQFEITYLCWDYNLPRIELPSVTVKYISRDSSLLKRNFTLLHTFHKEIQNGYDLIFLTYVRGISFIKILNLNSRFLMYIDTFGVMANAKKRWVYDAILKLEVSFYSNVAVISDGLAKRLGRKKYEILPLGGMCFNNEPKSFEKLELLYVGTLENRRIIDCVKGFHKYLIKYEIEQNGVIFKIIGDSPNHELEEIRQYVKSNNLLETIHLIGYVPQKELNPYFKSANIGVSFVPMESYFEYQPPTKTFEYLISGLPVIATGTYENRKLITSWAGVIINDNADAFCEGIAKLQSKKIDFCSERIRKEYSKYTWKKAVASHFIPIIKNLTSN, from the coding sequence ATGATTAAAAATAAGATTCTTATTCTATCCTCTGCTCAATTCGGTTACTCAACAACTACCTACAAATATTGTGAGTATAGCCTGGAGCAATTTGAAATCACCTATTTGTGTTGGGATTATAATTTACCAAGAATAGAATTGCCCTCTGTAACGGTAAAATATATTAGCAGAGATTCCAGTTTGTTAAAGAGGAATTTCACACTACTTCATACCTTTCACAAGGAAATCCAAAATGGGTATGATCTTATATTCTTAACTTATGTAAGAGGAATCTCTTTTATTAAAATACTCAACTTAAATTCCAGATTTCTAATGTACATAGATACTTTTGGAGTTATGGCAAATGCAAAAAAACGTTGGGTTTATGATGCCATTTTAAAGTTGGAGGTATCTTTCTATTCTAATGTTGCAGTAATAAGTGATGGGCTAGCTAAGCGCTTGGGAAGAAAAAAATATGAAATTCTACCTTTAGGCGGTATGTGTTTTAATAATGAACCCAAATCCTTTGAGAAGCTGGAATTATTATATGTTGGCACTCTGGAGAACAGAAGAATTATAGATTGTGTTAAGGGCTTTCACAAATATCTTATTAAGTATGAAATTGAACAAAATGGAGTTATTTTTAAAATTATTGGCGATAGTCCAAATCATGAACTTGAAGAAATAAGGCAGTATGTAAAATCCAATAACCTTTTGGAAACCATTCACCTTATTGGATACGTTCCACAAAAGGAACTAAATCCATATTTTAAAAGCGCCAATATAGGCGTATCATTTGTACCAATGGAGTCTTATTTTGAATACCAGCCGCCAACCAAAACTTTTGAATATTTAATATCAGGCTTACCAGTAATTGCAACCGGAACTTATGAGAATCGAAAATTAATAACCTCCTGGGCTGGTGTTATTATTAACGATAATGCCGATGCGTTTTGTGAAGGTATAGCCAAGCTTCAGAGTAAAAAAATTGACTTTTGCAGTGAAAGAATAAGAAAAGAATATTCAAAGTATACGTGGAAGAAAGCTGTTGCATCTCATTTTATCCCTATCATAAAAAACCTTACCAGTAATTAA
- a CDS encoding polysaccharide deacetylase family protein has translation MKRKFRTIYASLIGRLLIALGFPKKIKRKALRGDFILSIYFHNPDKWLFEFCVKWLRENRFSFLSEDDIIAIANKEIPFPKGGVLLTVDDGWESNEENVIAVAKKQKVPVTIFVTTGAIESGNYWWPYVTKAREHKMSFPTVEELKKIPNIEREQVLKIIKRKISIEKQALDLGQLKKASKSKYIKISAHTANHPILVNCEDEEAFQEIKKSKLQIEEWLKIPVNSFAYPNGDYSNREIEYLKQLNFSSAYTTEPVYLTKERFQKIYQLPRFCVFEDISKAEAICRMTGVWQRFFK, from the coding sequence GTGAAAAGAAAGTTTAGAACTATTTATGCATCTCTTATCGGGAGATTGCTGATTGCATTAGGGTTTCCAAAAAAAATTAAGCGAAAAGCACTGCGGGGAGACTTTATACTATCTATATATTTTCATAATCCTGATAAATGGCTTTTCGAATTTTGCGTTAAATGGTTACGTGAAAATAGGTTTAGCTTTCTTTCAGAAGATGATATTATTGCAATAGCCAATAAAGAAATTCCCTTTCCTAAGGGAGGTGTTTTGTTAACGGTAGATGATGGCTGGGAAAGTAATGAGGAAAATGTAATTGCTGTAGCAAAGAAACAAAAAGTACCTGTAACCATATTTGTTACTACAGGCGCCATAGAAAGTGGGAATTATTGGTGGCCCTATGTTACAAAGGCCAGGGAACATAAAATGTCTTTCCCAACTGTTGAAGAATTAAAAAAGATTCCCAATATTGAAAGGGAGCAAGTATTGAAGATTATTAAAAGAAAGATTTCAATTGAAAAACAGGCATTAGATCTCGGGCAACTTAAGAAGGCTTCAAAATCAAAATATATAAAAATAAGTGCCCATACGGCTAATCATCCTATATTAGTGAATTGTGAAGATGAAGAAGCTTTTCAGGAAATAAAGAAGTCTAAATTACAAATAGAGGAGTGGTTGAAAATACCGGTAAACTCTTTTGCATACCCAAATGGGGATTACTCGAACCGGGAAATTGAATATTTAAAGCAATTAAATTTTTCCTCTGCTTATACTACAGAACCAGTTTATTTAACTAAGGAAAGATTTCAAAAAATTTATCAGCTCCCTAGATTCTGTGTCTTTGAAGATATATCTAAAGCAGAAGCTATTTGCAGAATGACAGGCGTATGGCAGCGCTTTTTTAAATAA
- a CDS encoding glycosyltransferase family 4 protein, protein MKILYVTNMYPTKETPFDGVFIKEQVQYCHDKYNVDYKIFLIKRSGNKYLNYVKSIFQIMKINSKGNFDLIHVHFGLSGMFLFFKPFIKVPVVLTLHGCDVQSFKKKDGLLQKIGKMAAANADRIIILNDKMANILKMHQAKSVKIPCGINFEIFDQERNNLDNKSFLIGFPSNRKREVKNYPLFKAITDALTNKGYNIEVIEFINFTRKEMASQLSKLDCLLMTSHSEGSPQIIKEAMLCEVPIVTTKVGDVEFLLNGVKNCFVIDSFKPEPFVEKIKEVFILPPAGRKTNGKEKIKNLELDQQSVCSNIYKVYKDLLSPRGDNKKFNYH, encoded by the coding sequence ATGAAAATTCTATACGTTACCAATATGTACCCTACAAAAGAAACTCCTTTTGATGGAGTATTTATAAAAGAGCAGGTGCAATACTGTCATGATAAATATAACGTGGATTATAAAATATTTCTAATTAAGCGTTCAGGAAATAAATATTTGAATTATGTGAAAAGCATTTTTCAAATTATGAAGATTAACTCAAAAGGAAATTTTGATCTCATTCATGTTCATTTTGGTCTGTCGGGAATGTTTCTCTTCTTCAAGCCATTTATTAAAGTGCCTGTTGTACTAACCCTACATGGCTGTGATGTACAATCTTTTAAAAAAAAAGATGGGCTTTTGCAAAAAATAGGTAAGATGGCTGCAGCAAATGCAGACCGAATTATTATCCTAAATGATAAAATGGCCAATATCCTTAAAATGCATCAAGCCAAATCGGTGAAAATCCCCTGCGGAATAAATTTTGAAATTTTTGACCAGGAACGGAATAATTTAGATAATAAAAGTTTTTTAATTGGATTTCCTTCCAACCGGAAACGCGAAGTAAAAAACTATCCATTATTTAAAGCTATAACAGATGCCCTGACAAATAAGGGATATAATATTGAAGTTATAGAATTTATCAATTTTACCAGAAAGGAAATGGCCTCCCAATTAAGTAAACTTGATTGCCTGTTAATGACCTCTCACAGCGAAGGCTCTCCCCAAATTATTAAAGAAGCAATGCTTTGTGAAGTCCCAATAGTAACGACCAAAGTTGGTGATGTTGAATTTTTATTAAATGGAGTAAAGAACTGTTTCGTGATAGATTCTTTTAAGCCCGAACCTTTTGTTGAAAAAATAAAGGAAGTATTCATTTTACCGCCGGCAGGAAGAAAAACAAATGGTAAAGAAAAAATAAAGAATTTGGAACTGGATCAACAAAGTGTATGTTCCAATATTTATAAAGTATATAAAGATTTATTGTCTCCAAGAGGCGATAATAAAAAATTTAATTATCATTAA
- the asnB gene encoding asparagine synthase (glutamine-hydrolyzing) — translation MCGIAGSVNSELLSGHIDLIHHRGPDARARVKTNLGPHRVDLGHTRLSILELSEAGSQPMFTDCGNYAIVFNGEIYNHLTLRAQIQGVSFRGHSDTETILYYLREYGIDAVMKFTGIFAFAFLDKKKEKLYLARDHFGVKPLYYFSKGNKLIFGSELKIIKNNRDYTKEVDTSALNTFLTLNYNPAPQTLFKNIKKLEAATYLEYSNNGDLHSVEYWDKKQKINYNISINDAISEYKRLMEQAVKRQLLSDVPVGLLLSGGLDSAVLGYLMNKNSSSPIQSFTVGFEGKGRFNELDDARETANWINADHHEIYLNREEYMEYYYNSFYYTEEPIAAPPIPALLHVSKLASQSVKVVLSGQGADEPMAGYKRYKGEKLLANYQKLLSLMPLSFLSKFLPANHIMDRGIYSSQFKEELERFIGIYTLFTPALKENLYQKSIHPLIAEDERKTFEKLYNQADQSGDSLSKLLYMDTRSLLPDQLLLFNDKVTMANSIENRVPYLDIDLINFIETLPIKMKLNGQLTKFVLRKAAEQWLPASIINRKKRAFETPVGEWFKKELSDTLLQLVDSSDSFSRSYFNIDFVKNMVKMHKTKKKDYKKHLFMLLSLELWYKNFYLNDEMETSKHKSF, via the coding sequence ATGTGTGGTATAGCAGGAAGTGTAAATAGTGAATTATTATCTGGCCATATTGATCTAATCCATCATAGAGGGCCTGATGCCCGGGCACGTGTTAAGACAAATTTAGGCCCACATAGGGTGGATCTGGGCCATACACGTTTATCAATTTTAGAACTCTCAGAAGCTGGGAGTCAACCTATGTTTACAGATTGTGGGAACTATGCTATTGTTTTTAATGGAGAAATCTATAATCATTTAACCTTAAGAGCTCAAATACAAGGGGTTTCCTTTAGAGGACATTCCGATACTGAAACGATCTTGTATTATCTTAGAGAATATGGCATTGATGCGGTAATGAAGTTTACCGGTATTTTTGCTTTTGCTTTTCTAGATAAAAAAAAGGAAAAGTTATACCTGGCGCGGGATCATTTTGGAGTTAAACCTTTATACTATTTTAGCAAGGGCAATAAATTAATTTTTGGCTCTGAATTAAAAATCATTAAAAATAATAGAGATTATACCAAAGAAGTTGATACCTCGGCGCTTAATACCTTTCTTACTTTAAATTATAATCCTGCCCCCCAAACTCTTTTTAAGAATATCAAAAAACTCGAAGCTGCTACTTATTTGGAATATAGCAACAATGGCGATCTTCACTCGGTTGAATATTGGGATAAAAAACAAAAGATAAATTATAATATATCTATAAATGATGCCATCTCTGAGTATAAAAGACTAATGGAGCAGGCTGTAAAGAGACAGCTTCTTAGTGATGTGCCGGTAGGTTTATTGTTAAGTGGAGGGCTTGACTCTGCTGTTTTAGGGTATTTAATGAATAAAAACTCATCCAGCCCCATTCAATCCTTTACGGTGGGATTTGAAGGTAAAGGAAGGTTTAATGAATTGGATGATGCCCGGGAAACAGCCAATTGGATCAATGCTGATCATCATGAGATATATCTTAACCGGGAGGAGTATATGGAGTACTATTATAATTCTTTTTATTATACTGAAGAACCTATTGCCGCCCCGCCCATTCCCGCTTTACTCCACGTCTCCAAACTTGCATCACAATCGGTAAAAGTAGTATTAAGCGGCCAGGGCGCCGATGAGCCCATGGCTGGTTATAAAAGATATAAAGGAGAGAAATTGCTGGCAAATTATCAAAAGTTGCTATCCCTTATGCCTTTATCATTCTTATCGAAATTCTTACCCGCCAATCATATTATGGATAGAGGAATCTATTCTTCACAATTTAAAGAAGAATTGGAGCGCTTTATTGGAATTTACACCCTGTTTACCCCAGCTTTAAAAGAAAATTTATATCAGAAAAGTATTCATCCGCTAATCGCGGAAGACGAGAGAAAGACTTTTGAGAAACTTTATAATCAGGCAGATCAATCTGGTGATTCCCTATCGAAACTTCTCTATATGGATACCCGCAGTTTATTACCAGATCAACTTTTGTTGTTTAATGATAAAGTTACAATGGCAAATTCTATAGAAAACAGGGTGCCATATTTAGATATCGATCTAATTAATTTTATAGAAACCTTGCCCATTAAAATGAAATTAAATGGGCAATTAACAAAGTTTGTTCTTCGTAAAGCAGCTGAACAATGGTTGCCAGCTTCCATAATTAATAGAAAAAAACGAGCTTTTGAAACACCTGTAGGAGAGTGGTTTAAAAAAGAACTTTCCGATACATTACTTCAACTCGTGGATAGTTCAGATTCCTTTAGCCGGAGTTATTTCAATATAGATTTTGTTAAAAATATGGTAAAGATGCACAAAACTAAAAAGAAAGATTATAAAAAGCATCTTTTTATGTTATTGTCATTGGAACTGTGGTATAAGAATTTCTATCTCAACGATGAAATGGAAACTTCTAAACACAAATCTTTTTAA
- the pssD gene encoding PssD/Cps14F family polysaccharide biosynthesis glycosyltransferase, translated as MENKKIILLSSDGGHLAQILELNEMFLKYNYLIVTEESPATLPLREKYNIKFLKARAKGKKRNLAFIFVLFFNAFISLKILIQHFPKAIITTGSSTTVPMCLLGKLGGTKIIYILSYARVNSRAFSADILYPIADKFIIQWPGVKKFYKKAVYLGGIY; from the coding sequence ATGGAAAATAAAAAAATTATCCTCCTTAGTTCCGATGGGGGACACCTTGCACAAATACTAGAACTTAATGAAATGTTTCTTAAGTACAATTACCTTATTGTAACAGAGGAATCTCCTGCTACGCTACCGTTAAGGGAGAAGTATAATATTAAATTTTTAAAGGCAAGGGCTAAAGGGAAAAAAAGAAATCTTGCTTTTATATTCGTTTTATTTTTCAATGCTTTTATTTCCCTAAAAATTCTGATACAGCATTTTCCTAAAGCAATAATAACCACAGGTAGTTCTACTACCGTTCCCATGTGTTTACTTGGGAAACTGGGAGGGACTAAAATAATCTACATACTCTCTTATGCACGGGTTAATTCCAGAGCATTTTCGGCAGATATTTTATATCCTATTGCCGATAAATTTATAATACAATGGCCAGGCGTGAAGAAGTTTTATAAGAAAGCAGTGTATTTAGGTGGAATCTATTAA
- a CDS encoding glycosyltransferase has translation MILVLLGTFPATFNRPLVEIHSLCKRGIIDEKVIVQNGHTRFESELLQLRPFIPPDELTELYKEARLVITQAGTGSLIKGMKLNKKIISIPRLAKYGEVVDDHQEEILNEFTKQNYVLPWTENVALENVLEKIDNFKPASYISTKQNIIDHLEEYIDSL, from the coding sequence ATGATATTAGTATTATTAGGAACCTTCCCGGCCACATTTAATAGGCCTCTGGTGGAGATTCATAGCTTGTGTAAAAGGGGAATAATAGATGAGAAAGTGATTGTGCAGAATGGACATACTAGATTTGAATCAGAATTGCTGCAATTAAGACCTTTTATTCCACCTGATGAATTAACAGAGCTATATAAAGAAGCACGTTTAGTAATTACCCAGGCAGGTACCGGCTCTCTAATTAAAGGAATGAAGTTGAATAAGAAAATTATCTCTATTCCAAGATTGGCAAAATATGGAGAAGTAGTAGATGACCATCAGGAAGAAATCCTAAATGAATTTACAAAGCAGAATTATGTTTTACCCTGGACCGAGAATGTTGCTTTGGAAAATGTTCTGGAAAAAATAGATAATTTTAAACCTGCCTCTTATATATCTACCAAACAAAATATAATAGATCACTTAGAAGAATATATCGATTCTTTATAA
- a CDS encoding polysaccharide deacetylase family protein: protein MQLKIYYRFLELIALSPIKENNVESSFKKCFIYYDYEREFSGHKINLSDGDIEHLLNHLDEINLKTTWFTVGKVIEKYPETIFKIKERGHEIGSHTFTHTSPKVMKKINLETDFVNFEKICSTEKLSVEGFHSPNGQWNTKMFNFLVKNKFIYDVISLPLTGKKITPMKFQIFKTYPLVRLVTIGDDWPLFGANKSRREVFEYFKSLYLIPKIGDIFGIGFHPWILYSDKSILMGYKDFLSYLNQQENTVIKPAGYFVNNLKLS from the coding sequence ATGCAACTAAAAATTTATTATCGGTTTTTAGAATTAATAGCCTTATCCCCCATCAAAGAAAATAATGTTGAAAGCTCTTTTAAAAAATGTTTTATTTATTATGATTATGAAAGAGAATTTAGCGGTCACAAAATTAATCTTTCAGATGGCGATATAGAGCATTTATTAAACCACTTAGATGAGATAAACCTAAAAACAACCTGGTTTACAGTAGGGAAAGTAATAGAAAAATATCCTGAAACCATTTTTAAGATAAAAGAAAGAGGTCATGAGATTGGGTCACATACTTTTACGCATACATCTCCCAAGGTTATGAAGAAGATTAATCTGGAAACCGATTTCGTTAATTTTGAAAAAATTTGTTCTACAGAAAAACTTTCAGTTGAGGGTTTTCATTCACCAAATGGGCAATGGAATACAAAAATGTTTAATTTTTTAGTAAAAAATAAATTTATCTATGATGTTATTTCATTACCGTTAACAGGAAAAAAAATAACCCCCATGAAATTTCAAATTTTTAAAACATATCCTCTTGTGAGGCTGGTAACAATAGGAGATGACTGGCCACTTTTTGGAGCTAACAAGAGCAGGAGGGAAGTTTTTGAGTATTTTAAAAGCCTTTATCTTATACCAAAAATCGGCGATATTTTTGGAATTGGATTTCACCCCTGGATATTATATTCTGATAAGAGCATATTAATGGGGTACAAAGATTTTCTTTCATATTTAAACCAACAAGAAAATACCGTTATTAAACCTGCAGGATATTTTGTTAATAACCTTAAATTATCTTAA
- a CDS encoding glycosyltransferase family 2 protein — protein MPVYNGEKYLEDAIISVLKQTFTEYELLIIDDGSTDSSIQIIQAIKDPRIRLLRNVKNEGISFSRNVGLKEAKGDFLAWMDCDDLIEPNRFEVQINYLRDHPEFGICGTAQNRFGEGKPRVTREFSDPEVIKAALLFRPAIRPPTAMYRMELIREANLTYDTRLAVAEDYDFFFEASFHFPIKNLDEVLYHYRASESSIMKVYSARQESMYKFHKIIYSKAFKRMNILDLERNFDLHYICTSTQLISSLKKLSKIFDWLIFLKDKNAEVKLYDEFSFNRVLASRFFFVCKKASQIGPRTFFFYLKNKKRFPTDESFSKVRLLARCVLYHKKF, from the coding sequence ATGCCTGTTTATAATGGTGAAAAATATTTGGAAGATGCTATAATCAGCGTTTTGAAACAAACATTTACCGAATATGAATTGTTGATAATTGATGATGGATCTACAGATTCTTCAATCCAAATAATTCAAGCCATTAAAGATCCCAGAATCAGGTTACTTAGAAATGTAAAAAATGAAGGAATTTCCTTTTCTAGAAATGTGGGTCTTAAAGAAGCAAAAGGTGATTTTTTGGCCTGGATGGATTGTGATGACCTCATAGAACCAAACAGATTCGAAGTTCAAATTAATTATTTAAGAGACCATCCGGAATTCGGGATTTGTGGAACCGCCCAGAATAGATTTGGTGAAGGAAAGCCAAGGGTTACCAGAGAATTTTCTGATCCTGAGGTGATTAAAGCTGCCTTATTGTTTCGTCCTGCAATTCGTCCTCCCACCGCGATGTATCGCATGGAGTTGATAAGAGAAGCAAATTTGACCTATGACACAAGACTAGCAGTGGCGGAAGATTATGACTTTTTTTTTGAGGCTAGTTTTCATTTTCCAATTAAAAATCTTGATGAGGTTCTTTATCATTACCGGGCTTCAGAATCAAGTATTATGAAAGTTTATTCTGCACGCCAGGAATCCATGTATAAATTTCATAAAATAATCTATTCCAAAGCTTTTAAGAGGATGAATATTTTGGATTTAGAGAGGAATTTTGATTTACATTATATTTGTACTTCTACGCAATTAATTTCATCTCTTAAAAAACTATCTAAAATTTTTGATTGGCTGATTTTTCTAAAAGATAAGAACGCAGAAGTTAAATTGTATGATGAATTTTCCTTCAATAGGGTATTGGCTTCAAGATTTTTTTTCGTTTGTAAAAAGGCTTCACAAATTGGACCGCGAACCTTCTTTTTTTATTTAAAGAACAAAAAAAGATTTCCTACAGATGAATCTTTTTCTAAGGTGAGACTTTTGGCGCGTTGTGTATTATATCATAAAAAATTTTAA
- a CDS encoding formyltransferase family protein — MEIGLLTDHFITDFRLKTLNPILKDDNFLIRVALIDDRPKKSLLQRLKNNIKRGRGGYIFIMAFKNLFAEKEKGIKTKEFCSKNKIAIIETKKPYSIDTIEILRKYNLDLLILVGGYGIIKEPLLKITPKGVLSYHHGNMRKYRGMPPAFWELYNNENEMGVTVQILSAGLDNGIPIEEMSIDILKNDSVKKLQSRALEKSENMLYRALQKLQNNDYKSRKIEEFGKIYTLPNLRQWILLNIRLSMRR, encoded by the coding sequence ATGGAAATTGGTTTACTTACAGATCATTTTATAACAGATTTCAGATTAAAAACACTAAACCCAATTTTAAAAGATGATAATTTTTTAATTCGGGTAGCATTAATAGATGACCGCCCAAAAAAATCTTTACTACAAAGACTTAAAAACAATATTAAACGGGGGCGTGGAGGCTATATCTTTATTATGGCTTTTAAAAATTTATTTGCAGAAAAAGAAAAGGGAATCAAAACAAAAGAATTTTGTAGTAAAAACAAGATTGCAATAATTGAAACTAAAAAGCCCTATTCTATTGATACTATAGAAATCTTAAGAAAATATAATTTAGATTTATTAATTCTGGTTGGGGGATATGGAATTATAAAAGAGCCTTTGCTTAAAATCACTCCTAAGGGCGTTCTATCTTACCATCATGGCAATATGAGAAAATATAGGGGAATGCCACCAGCATTTTGGGAATTATACAATAATGAAAATGAGATGGGAGTCACAGTTCAAATTTTATCTGCAGGCCTGGATAATGGAATTCCAATTGAGGAAATGTCAATTGATATTTTAAAAAATGATTCAGTAAAAAAACTTCAAAGCAGAGCACTCGAAAAAAGTGAAAATATGCTTTATAGAGCTTTACAGAAATTACAAAATAATGATTATAAATCCCGGAAAATAGAAGAATTCGGAAAAATTTATACTTTACCTAATCTAAGACAATGGATATTATTGAATATTAGATTATCCATGAGGCGTTAA
- a CDS encoding glycoside hydrolase family 16 protein yields the protein MKKNKFYFNLSLPTLIFCLFLLSCSSTDDSPEAENGSKKDKTMEIPNEDNIDWEDVVLVWAEEYNEPVLSTDIWFFESKNTTNPDVTDQLQIYQEENATLDEGTLKINARKNDGVYTSARLSSHYTFKYGRIEISAKLPEQEKKGIWAKFALFGENIETVGWPEAGEIDMMEYFSHKPNETYINVHTAINNTKNGTLISANNYLETVEEEFHAYGILWTDQYIKFYVDDPDKVIYTLNKPSSPTEENWPFDNSFYFLIDMVIGGRYGGAEGVDDSLFPAVMEIDYIRVYHLQ from the coding sequence ATGAAGAAAAATAAATTTTATTTTAATCTAAGCCTTCCAACTTTAATCTTTTGTTTATTTCTTCTAAGTTGTAGCTCTACGGACGATTCCCCGGAAGCAGAAAACGGTTCAAAAAAAGACAAAACCATGGAGATTCCCAATGAGGACAATATAGACTGGGAAGACGTAGTATTGGTGTGGGCTGAAGAATATAATGAGCCAGTATTATCGACCGATATCTGGTTTTTTGAATCTAAAAACACCACAAATCCTGACGTTACAGACCAACTGCAAATTTATCAGGAAGAAAACGCGACATTGGATGAAGGAACTTTAAAGATAAATGCGAGAAAGAATGATGGAGTATATACTTCTGCCCGGTTGAGTAGTCATTATACCTTTAAATACGGTCGGATTGAAATTAGCGCGAAACTTCCCGAACAGGAAAAAAAAGGTATTTGGGCAAAATTCGCTCTATTTGGTGAAAATATAGAAACAGTAGGATGGCCGGAAGCCGGAGAGATTGATATGATGGAGTATTTTAGTCATAAACCGAATGAAACCTACATAAACGTTCATACCGCCATTAATAATACGAAGAATGGCACATTGATAAGTGCAAATAATTATCTGGAAACAGTTGAAGAAGAATTTCATGCCTATGGGATATTATGGACAGATCAATATATTAAGTTTTATGTTGATGATCCGGATAAAGTGATTTACACCTTAAACAAGCCCTCTTCCCCTACCGAAGAGAACTGGCCATTCGATAATTCGTTTTATTTTTTAATCGATATGGTAATAGGGGGTAGATATGGAGGAGCCGAAGGAGTTGATGATTCCTTATTCCCGGCTGTTATGGAAATAGATTACATACGTGTCTATCATCTACAATAG